From the Pseudomonas sp. VD-NE ins genome, the window TCGCTGAGGCTATAGGCCGGCAGTTGCACTTCAGCGGCCAGACGATGGAGATTTTGTTGATTGAGTTTCATCGGGAGTTCTCGAAATCAGGCCGCAGCGCGCAGCGGACGGGTCAATGCGACACCTTCGGCATCGAATAAATGGCAGTGCGCCGGGTCGAGGTGCAGGCTCAGTTGTTCGCCGTACCGGCTGGCCAGATCACCGCGCACGCGCATGGTCAGGGCTTCGCCGGCGTTGGTGGTGACGTGGCAGAAAGTGTCGCTACCCAGGCGTTCGCTAACGTCGGCGGTGACTTGCAGGGTGCAGTCGCCCGCTTGCGCCAGCTCCAGATGTTCCGGGCGAATGCCGAGGGTCACGGCGCTGCCGACACTCAGATTGGCGGTGTTGAAGGGCAGGGTGATGCGCGTGCCAGCGTCCAGCGACACTTCGCAGCTCTGGCCATCGACGCGGGCGATCTTGCCTTTGAGGAAGCCCATTTTCGGCGTGCCGAGGAACCCGGCGACGAACAGGTTCGCCGGGTTGTGATACAGGTCCAGTGGCGAGCCGACCTGTTCTATCTTGCCGCCATTGAGTACCACGACCTTGTCGGCCATGGTCATCGCTTCGACCTGATCATGGGTCACGTAGATCATCGTCGCTTGCAGGTCTTTGTGCAGGCGCAGCAGCTCCAGACGCATCTGCACGCGCAGCGCGGCGTCGAGGTTGGACAGCGGTTCGTCGAACAGGAAGATTTTCGGATTGCGCACGATGGCTCGGCCAATCGCGACGCGCTGGCGCTGGCCACCGGAGAGCTGTTTTGGCTTGCGCTCGAGCATTGGTCCGAGTTCGAGAATGCGCGCCGCTTCGCCGACTTTCTTCTCGACTTCGGCTTTCGGCACGCCGGCCAGATCGAGGGCGAAGGACATGTTCTTTTTCACGGTCATGTGCGGGTACAGCGCGTAGGTCTGGAACACCATGGCCAGGTCGCGCTTGGCCGGGCTGACTTCGGTGATGTCGCGGCCATCGAGTTCGATGGTGCCGTCGCTGACTTCTTCCAGACCAGCGATCAGCCGCAGCAAGGTGGATTTGCCGCAGCCCGACGGGCCGACGAAGACCACGAATTCTTTGTCGTTCACTTCAAGGTCAATGCCTTTGATGATGGAGAAGCCTTCGAAGCCTTTTTGCAGATTCTTGATTTTCAGGTTGGCCATGATGATGGGCCTCCGCAATTTATTATTGGGTTAAACCAGATCGGCTTTTCTGTGGGAGCGACGGTGCGACGATTCGACCTGCTCGCGAATGCGGTGTGTCATTTACCAATGATGGTGACTGACACGGCCCCTTCGCGAGCAGGCTCGCTCCCACAGGGGATAGGGTTGGATTCGGGATGTTCATTTCACGGCGCCGAACGAGAGGCCGCGCACCAGTTGTTTCTGGCTGATCCAGCCGAAGATCAGGATCGGCGCACACGCCAGGGTCGACACCGCCGACAACTTGGCCCAGAACAACCCCTCAGGACTTGAGTACGAGGCAATCAAAGCGGTCAGTGGCGCGGCTTTCGACGAGGTCAGGTTCAGCGACCAGAACGCCTCGTTCCAGCACAGGATCAGCGACAGCAATACGGTCGAAGCAAGTCCACCCTTGGCGATCGGCAGCAGCACGCGGACCATTTCCTGCCACAGCGTGGCGCCGTCGAGGCGGGCGGCTTCGAGGATGTCTTTGGGGATGTCCTTGAAGTAGGTGTAAACCATCCAGACCACAATCGGCAGGTTGATCAACGTGTAGATCACGATCAGCGCAATACGCGTGTCGAGCAGGCCGAAACTCTTCGCCAGCAAGTAGATCGGCATCAGCACGCCCACCGGCGGCAGCATCTTGGTCGAGAGCATCCACAGCAGCGTGCCTTTGGTGCGCTGGGTTTCGTAAAACGCCATCGAGTACGCTGCCGGCACCGCGATCAACAGGCACAGGGCTGTGGCGCTGAAGGAAATCACCACCGAGTTCCAGGCGAAACTGAAGTAGTCGCTGCGCTCATTGATGTGCAGGTAGTTCTCCAGCGTCGGCGTGAAGATGAACTGCGGCGGCGTCGCGAACGCGTCGATTTCGGTTTTGAAACTGGTCATCACCATCCAGAAGATCGGGAAGAAAATCACGATCGCGATGGCCCAGGCCAGAGTACCGAGCAGCAGGCTTTGCAGCCGGCGGGATTGTTGGAGAGTCATGGCAGGCCTCAGGCTTTGTCAGTCAGGTTTTTGCCGATCATCCGCACCAGAATGATCGCGGCGATGTTGGCGATGACCACGGCAATCAAGCCACCCGCCGAGGCCATGCCGACGTCGAACTGCACCAGCGCCTGGTTGTAGATCAGGTAGGCGAGGTTGGTCGAGGCGTACCCGGGGCCGCCGTTGGTGGTGGTGAAAATCTCGGCGAACACCGACAGCAGGAAGATCGTTTCGATCATCACCACCACGGCAATCGGCCGCGCCAGGTGTGGCAGGGTCAGGTGCCAGAAAATCGCGATCGGCCCGGCACCGTCGAGGCGCGCGGCTTCTTTCTGTTCCTGGTCGAGGGACTGCATGGCCGTCATCAGAATCAGGATCGCGAAGGGCAGCCATTGCCACGAGACAATGATGATGATCGACAGCAACGGGTAGTGCGCGAGCCAGTCCACCGGTTGCGCGCCGAACAGTTTCCAGATGTAGGCGAGAATCCCCGAGACCGGATGGAAGATCAGGTTCTTCCAGATCAGCGCGCCGACCGTGGGCATGATGAAGAACGGCGAAATCAGCATGACCCGGACGATGCCGCGCCCGAGAAATTCGCTGGCCTCGAGCAGCGCGCTGATCAACACGCCCAACACCACGCTGATCAGCAACACGCTACCGACCAGCAACAGCGTGTTGGTGGCGCCGGGCATGAAGCCCGAGTCGGTCAGGAAATAGGTGAAGTTCTCAAGCCCCACGAACTGGTTTTCACCGGGGTAGAGCAGGTTGTAGCGGATCATCGAGAAGTAGATGGTCATGCCCAGCGGCACGATCATCCACAGCAGCAACAGGGCCACCGAAGGGCTGACCAGAAACCAGCCGGGATTGCGTACGCGGACCTTGCGCGCAGGTTGCGACAGGTCGAGGTGGGCTTTGGCAGTTGAAGTATTCATGGTGATTACAACCAGATTGGGTGCAGAAACATGTTCAGGAAAGACAACATTCCTGACATCGGCGCGGACCCTGTGGGAGCTGGCTTGCCAGCGATAGCGATAGTTCAGCCGACAGCAATGTCGAATGTGCCGGCCTCATCGCTGGCAAGCCAGCTCCCACAGGTTTAGAGGCGGTTACTTGGGATAACCGGCGCGCTTCATCTCGCGTTCAGTGGTTTGCTGCGCGGCAGTCAAGGCTTGATCCACTGTGGTCTGGCCAATCAGCGCCGCCGAGAACAGCTTGCCAACTTGCGTACCCACGGCCTGGAATTCAGGAATGGTCACCAGTTGAATGCCGATATACGGCACCGGCTTCAGCGTCGGTTTGCTCGGGTCAGCAGCCTTAAGCGACTCCAGTGTCACTTTGGCAAACGGCGCGGCGCTCATGTAGGCGTCGCTGTAGGTCGAAGCGCGAGTGCCTGGCGGTACGTTGGCGATGCCGTCGGTTTTGGCCACCAGTTCGCCGTATTCTTTGGAGGTCGCCCAGGCGCTGAATTCTTTGGCGGCGTCTTTGGCTTTGGAACTGGTCGGAATCGCCAGCGCCCACGAGTACAGCCAGGCCGAACCTTTGTCAGTCACTTGATGCGGGGCGAAGGTGAAGCCAACGTGATCGGCAACCTTGCTCTGGGTCTTGTCGGTGACGAACGAGCCGGCGACGCTGGCATCGACCCACATTGCGCATTTGCCGCTGTTGAACAGCGCGAGGTTTTCGTTGAAGCCGTTGCTGGACGCCCCCGGCGGGCCGGATTTCTTCATGGTATCGACGTAGAAATTCAGCGCGTTTTTCCATTCCGGGCCGTTGAATTCGGGCTGCCATTTCTCATCGAACCAGCGCGCGCCGTAGGCGTTGGCGACAGTGGTGATCAGCGCCATGTTCTCGCCCCAGCCGGCCTTGCCACGCAGGCAGATGCCGTACTGTTCTTTGTCTTTGTTGGTGAGTTTTTCGGCGAAACCGGCGATCTGCTCCCAGGTCGGACGCTCGGGCATGGTCAGGCCGGCATCCTTGAACAGGTCGGTGCGGTAATAGGTGATCGAGCTTTCCGCATAAAACGGCAAGGCGTACAGCGAACCCTTGACTGAAAGGCCTTCACGCACCGACGGGAACACATCGTCGAGGGCGTAACTGGCCGGCAGATCCTTCATCGGTTCCAGCCAGCCTTTGGCACCCCACAGTGCGGCTTCGTACATGCCAATGGTCAACACGTCGAACTGACCACCCTGGGTGGCGATGTCGGTGGTCAGGCGCTGGCGCAGAACGTTTTCTTCGAGCACCACCCAATTGAGCTTGATGTCCGGATGCTCGGTCTCGAAGGTTTTCGAGAGCTTTTGCATGCGGATCATGTCGCTGTTGTTGACGGTGGCGATGGTCAGGGTCTGGGCGCCAAGGCTGACGCTGCTGAGGGTCATGCAGGTGAGGGCAAGCAGAGCTTTTGCAGTGGGTTGCATCGTGCACTCCTTTTCTGCACCCGGTGGGTAACAGAAGGACAGTTATTGTTTTTGTGTCTTCCTGTGCAGGAAGAATGTGCGCTGATTACAGCCTTCAATCGCGGGGCTGACAAATCATCCCTAGCACTTTGATCGATACTTTTTTGTACTGGCGTTTGAAGGCGAAAACGCAAGGAAGGGGTTTTCAGCGGTGTGAGGCTTTCGGTTGCGTATTGGTTTCAGCAGCAAATGCGCAAACCTGTGGGAGCTGGCTTGCCAGCGATAGCGGTGAGGCAGTCAATGAAGATGTCGGCAGTGAGAGCCCCATCGCTGGCAAGCCAGCTCCCACATTAGTCCGGAGTGTCAGAGGTGGTTTTGTTCCGTCAGGCGCTGCACCGCGAGCCGGCGATAGTGCGACGGCGTCATGCCCTTGAGCTGCTGAAAGCGCCGATTGAAATTTGAAATATTGTTGAAGCCCGATTCAAAGCACACCTCGGTCACCGGTTTGTCGCCATCAGCCAGCAGCTCGCAGGATTTGCTGATACGCAGGCGGTTGACGAACTCGATGAAATTGCGCCCGGTGGCCTGTTTGAATACCCGGCTGAAATAGGTCGGTGTCATGCCCAGGTGTTCAGCGACTTCTTCCAGCGAGATGTCGCGGGCGTAGTGGCTGAAGATGTAATCGACCGCACGGTTGGTGCGATCGATATTGTGCTCGTCGGCCAATTGCGGTGTGGTGGCACCGGACAACAATTGGAAATCATCGCTGGCGGCCAGCAGCTCCATCAGGATGAAAAAGTGCCCGAGGCGGGTGATGCCCTTGCTGTCAGCGATGCGCTGCATCAGCGTCATGGCCTGGCGGATAGTGTGTTTGCAGCGAAACTCGATGCCGTACTGCGCGCGCTCCAGCAAGGGCGCCAGGGTTTTCAGTTCGGCAAACACCTGATGGCCACTCTCGAACAACTCGTCGGTGAAATTGACCAGCATGTCGCGCTTTTCCACGACCTCGTCTTCGGCCACTTGGCTGATCCAGTTGTGCGGCAGATTGGGGCCAGTGAGGAACAGGGTTTCCGGATAAAAATTGCCGATGTAGTCGCCGATGAATACTTTGCCGGAGCTGGCAACGATCAGGTGCAGCTCGTATTCCTTGTGAAAATGCCAGCGCACCAACGGGCACGGAAAACCATGCTGGCGGTAGATGATGGACAAGCCGTTATGGTCATCCATCAACTCGTACGAGGGGTCGGTCACGCGGGCGGTTCGGGTCATGGCGGTGCGCTTTTTTTGCTATCGCTGGCCGATAATGCCTCTTTCCAGCCGCTTTGTGCCAGTACGTAACCGAGAAAGGCATTGATGTCGGTCAGCAGATTATCCAGCGTTCGGGAGTTGCGAAAGCCATTGTGGGGCATGGCGAATCTGGAAGGCCCAACGGCTTTTGGATCGTAGAGCAAACGTATGTCGAGTGCTCTGGAACCGTTGTGCTGCTGATCAGTTCGAAGAGCGAAAGGTTGTCGATGGCGGGCGTTGCCGCCATCCATTGATGATTATTGTATTGATTTGTAAAGAGCTTTTTCAATGTTGGCTTTTTGGCAAAAGCGCACGATTTTGGAACTCTTGATAAAGTCGAAGTTGATAATGTTGCACTTGCTCGCCCAATCGGATTTGGCGGGATCGAACCAGCTGTCAAGATTGCCCAGAATGCGTCGCGGACCCTCTGTAAGGCTAAAGCTGGTTGCCGACAACGACCAGGGGTTTAAGTTGTCCGGAGGCGAGGCCAGTACCTTGGCTATGTGCAAACGCAATTCGAGAGTGCTGACCTCGTCGTGGCCGGCCCACTGGTGATTGATTCTTCGATAAAAGTGGTATGGGTCATGAAACGAAATCGTGGGGCCTGCCACCATGATTCTTTGCGACGTGCTGATTGCCTTGAGTTCGCCAAGTGTCAGATGCAGATTTTGCGCGGGAATAATGCGCTCACGGAGGTGCTCGAGGATCATCTGGATGAATTCCGGGTGATCGAAGTGATCGCTGTCAGTGCCTAACTCATGAAAGTCCAGAACGATAAATTCATCTCGACTCATTTCACAAAAAGCATTGATCTCGCGCACGAGGTCTTCAAGGGTGCGCGACGATAGATAACCGTTGTGCTGAAAACGGAATCTTGCCAGGCCCTGAGCGCTGGCGTCATAGCCCAGACGCACATCAAGTGCTCTGGAACCACGATTCAGTTGTGCGAAGATGGGCACGTCCTGACAGGCAAGCCAGTGTCTTCCGGGTAGTAATGCGTAAGATGCCTCCATGTCGCAGCCCGCATTGTGCGTCCCTGGCAGGGTCAATTCGAAGAGTGAAAGGTTATCTGTTTCAGGGGTGTCGGCCATCCAGCGGTGAGCCTGGAATCCTTCAAGTTGGTTCATGTTTCGCATCCTGCGTGGATTGATATTTCGGTTATTTATTAAAGTGCGCGCGCAGGATGTTTATAGTTTCTTGTGTTTGATCAGCCAATGCTGTTTTTAATGCAGGTCATGTCGTTGTTTTTGCTTATATGTCTGTTTCGGATGAGGTGTGGCGATTTTTAGCCTCGATCCATTGCGACATGTATTGAGTACTTTTGTGTGAGTGATGGCGAAGCATGCTGCCGATGAAGTTTCTGGCTCTCAAGCCATGCAGGTGTTGTTGGCAGTAGCGCAACTTTTCTATCAATGCCGAACCGTGTATTGACTGTTGGTAGCGATTCTCCAGCAACGTATAGCCTGCCAGCCGCGCTGTCTGCCAACGCGTCTGGTCCTTGTAAAGGGAAACGGCAGTGCTGGCGATCTCTATTGCGCTGTTCGAGACGGCCCCAGGCCAGGCGTGATCGCCGTGCATGCCCTCGGCGCCAACCGGCGTGGTCACGCTGGGAGTACCACACAGCATGGCATCGATCAGTTTGCCCTTGATGCCGGCACCAAAGCGCAAAGGCGCCAGGCATACCCGTGCGGCAGACATCACCTGCAACGCATCTTCGGCCCAGTTCATGATATGGAAACCTTCGCTGGCGTTATGCAGTGCGGTGGCTTTGGGTGGCGTGTAGGCGCCGTAAACATGCAGTTGCGCCTGCGGTAATTGCTGGCGAATCAGCGGCCAGATCGTGCTCTTCATCCACAGCACGGCATCCCAGTTGGGCGCATGACGGAAGTTGCCGATGCTCAGGAAATGGGTCCGATCTGCAAACGTGACCGGTTCGGCCGCAGGCGGGGTGATCATCAACGGGCACCAGTGCAGCAGCTGCCGAGGCAAGCCGAACTGTTCGATCAACAATTCGATTTCCACTTCAGAGATCATCAGGTTCAGATCGCAACGATACAGAGCGGCGATTTCTCGCTTGGCCAGATCGGTCTCGGCCATCAGCTCGAATTCGTCAAGCAGGGCGGGGGCGAACACGTCACTGAAATCGTTCTGGTCCGGATTGACCTTGAGGCGAGACTTGAGCCGTTGATGACGCGCATGCCGCAGACTTTGCAGGTCGGAGGTTTCCAGCACGCGCAGCGCTTGAGGACAGTGTTTCTCGACCCGCCAGCCAAACTGCTCTTCCATCATGAATTGGTCGAACAAGACGATGTCCGGTGCCAGTTCGCTGATGAAATGATCAAAGCTGCTGTTATTGAGTTCGATCGGCACCTCGCGAATGCCCAGTGCGCCCAGATCCGCCTTGTGCTCGCCGGGCCCGGCCGGGCTGCTGAAGGTGATGTCCCAGCCTTGTTGCAGGAATGTTTCGAGGATCTGCATCACATGACCGCTGGCCGCTGAAGAGCGCGGCTCCGGCCAGACGTAACCGATGACCAGGACTTTGGTGGGAGAGGACTTCATGGGCTGGGGTGTTCCTGAATGCGCAAGCTTGACTTGAAAGCGCGCAATTAAACCACAGTCAATGGCCGTCGAACTGCCGCCAGGGCAGCCCCACGGCAGTTTTACTCTGGTGCGCCAACTCCTCTCATGGACAGCGGCAGGAATCAGCAAGTGTTCATTCGAATGATCGACCGAGATTGATTTCCAGTGAATCGATGAACTCGTTCAAAGCAGGATTTGCCAGTGCCGTTTCTATCGTTGTCATATTTACGGCGAACCCGCGTGGATCTGACTTGATCTGGTCAAGCAACGATACTGCCACCTCATAAGAGTCCGCATTGTAAAAAGCAGGATGTTTTTGAATCAACGGCGGCAAGCTGGCGCGAGCGGACACGAATTCATCCAGATTGGTGAACTTGCTCCTGTCGACAAGCCTGTGCGGATTGCTGAACGAAGGATCTGCCATACGAGGATTACGGGCGAGATCGATCAGCGATGCAATATCAAACTCAACGCGGTTCAGCGACTTTCCGTAGTAGAGATCGAATGTGCCGGGGCCACCGTGTGACATTTCGTGAATCAGAACATCGGCCACCCGCGATTCATCATATTTGGCTGCCCGATACAGTTCATCAAGGTGATCTGGATAAACCTTGATGAATCGTTTGATTGATTCTTTCGCCAGCGTCTTGTTAGTGACTGCCCGTTTCCAGCGTTTGTAATCCGGAACATGCAACGCAGCCACCGCGTTCACATTGGTACGCTTGAACGAGATGTTGGACATCGTAAAGGCATCCAGATCTTTACGCATTACTCGCAACTTCTGAGCGAGATGAGCAATGGCCTCATCGGAGTCTGTGCCAAACAGGCATTTCAAAACCCTGCGAACATCTAACTCGGAAT encodes:
- a CDS encoding sn-glycerol-3-phosphate ABC transporter ATP-binding protein UgpC; translation: MANLKIKNLQKGFEGFSIIKGIDLEVNDKEFVVFVGPSGCGKSTLLRLIAGLEEVSDGTIELDGRDITEVSPAKRDLAMVFQTYALYPHMTVKKNMSFALDLAGVPKAEVEKKVGEAARILELGPMLERKPKQLSGGQRQRVAIGRAIVRNPKIFLFDEPLSNLDAALRVQMRLELLRLHKDLQATMIYVTHDQVEAMTMADKVVVLNGGKIEQVGSPLDLYHNPANLFVAGFLGTPKMGFLKGKIARVDGQSCEVSLDAGTRITLPFNTANLSVGSAVTLGIRPEHLELAQAGDCTLQVTADVSERLGSDTFCHVTTNAGEALTMRVRGDLASRYGEQLSLHLDPAHCHLFDAEGVALTRPLRAAA
- a CDS encoding carbohydrate ABC transporter permease — translated: MTLQQSRRLQSLLLGTLAWAIAIVIFFPIFWMVMTSFKTEIDAFATPPQFIFTPTLENYLHINERSDYFSFAWNSVVISFSATALCLLIAVPAAYSMAFYETQRTKGTLLWMLSTKMLPPVGVLMPIYLLAKSFGLLDTRIALIVIYTLINLPIVVWMVYTYFKDIPKDILEAARLDGATLWQEMVRVLLPIAKGGLASTVLLSLILCWNEAFWSLNLTSSKAAPLTALIASYSSPEGLFWAKLSAVSTLACAPILIFGWISQKQLVRGLSFGAVK
- a CDS encoding carbohydrate ABC transporter permease — protein: MNTSTAKAHLDLSQPARKVRVRNPGWFLVSPSVALLLLWMIVPLGMTIYFSMIRYNLLYPGENQFVGLENFTYFLTDSGFMPGATNTLLLVGSVLLISVVLGVLISALLEASEFLGRGIVRVMLISPFFIMPTVGALIWKNLIFHPVSGILAYIWKLFGAQPVDWLAHYPLLSIIIIVSWQWLPFAILILMTAMQSLDQEQKEAARLDGAGPIAIFWHLTLPHLARPIAVVVMIETIFLLSVFAEIFTTTNGGPGYASTNLAYLIYNQALVQFDVGMASAGGLIAVVIANIAAIILVRMIGKNLTDKA
- a CDS encoding sugar ABC transporter substrate-binding protein, whose translation is MQPTAKALLALTCMTLSSVSLGAQTLTIATVNNSDMIRMQKLSKTFETEHPDIKLNWVVLEENVLRQRLTTDIATQGGQFDVLTIGMYEAALWGAKGWLEPMKDLPASYALDDVFPSVREGLSVKGSLYALPFYAESSITYYRTDLFKDAGLTMPERPTWEQIAGFAEKLTNKDKEQYGICLRGKAGWGENMALITTVANAYGARWFDEKWQPEFNGPEWKNALNFYVDTMKKSGPPGASSNGFNENLALFNSGKCAMWVDASVAGSFVTDKTQSKVADHVGFTFAPHQVTDKGSAWLYSWALAIPTSSKAKDAAKEFSAWATSKEYGELVAKTDGIANVPPGTRASTYSDAYMSAAPFAKVTLESLKAADPSKPTLKPVPYIGIQLVTIPEFQAVGTQVGKLFSAALIGQTTVDQALTAAQQTTEREMKRAGYPK
- a CDS encoding AraC family transcriptional regulator, with the translated sequence MTRTARVTDPSYELMDDHNGLSIIYRQHGFPCPLVRWHFHKEYELHLIVASSGKVFIGDYIGNFYPETLFLTGPNLPHNWISQVAEDEVVEKRDMLVNFTDELFESGHQVFAELKTLAPLLERAQYGIEFRCKHTIRQAMTLMQRIADSKGITRLGHFFILMELLAASDDFQLLSGATTPQLADEHNIDRTNRAVDYIFSHYARDISLEEVAEHLGMTPTYFSRVFKQATGRNFIEFVNRLRISKSCELLADGDKPVTEVCFESGFNNISNFNRRFQQLKGMTPSHYRRLAVQRLTEQNHL
- a CDS encoding phospholipase, translated to MNQLEGFQAHRWMADTPETDNLSLFELTLPGTHNAGCDMEASYALLPGRHWLACQDVPIFAQLNRGSRALDVRLGYDASAQGLARFRFQHNGYLSSRTLEDLVREINAFCEMSRDEFIVLDFHELGTDSDHFDHPEFIQMILEHLRERIIPAQNLHLTLGELKAISTSQRIMVAGPTISFHDPYHFYRRINHQWAGHDEVSTLELRLHIAKVLASPPDNLNPWSLSATSFSLTEGPRRILGNLDSWFDPAKSDWASKCNIINFDFIKSSKIVRFCQKANIEKALYKSIQ
- a CDS encoding glycosyltransferase encodes the protein MKSSPTKVLVIGYVWPEPRSSAASGHVMQILETFLQQGWDITFSSPAGPGEHKADLGALGIREVPIELNNSSFDHFISELAPDIVLFDQFMMEEQFGWRVEKHCPQALRVLETSDLQSLRHARHQRLKSRLKVNPDQNDFSDVFAPALLDEFELMAETDLAKREIAALYRCDLNLMISEVEIELLIEQFGLPRQLLHWCPLMITPPAAEPVTFADRTHFLSIGNFRHAPNWDAVLWMKSTIWPLIRQQLPQAQLHVYGAYTPPKATALHNASEGFHIMNWAEDALQVMSAARVCLAPLRFGAGIKGKLIDAMLCGTPSVTTPVGAEGMHGDHAWPGAVSNSAIEIASTAVSLYKDQTRWQTARLAGYTLLENRYQQSIHGSALIEKLRYCQQHLHGLRARNFIGSMLRHHSHKSTQYMSQWIEAKNRHTSSETDI